A genome region from Pleurocapsa minor HA4230-MV1 includes the following:
- a CDS encoding metal-dependent phosphohydrolase, whose product MLEGSILQRLDEAHRQSVRPLNLGVYYKNTLVALCHALEDFILDSHSAPLMVTAFQRGKWYLEEADRYSDLADKSEHVVLMAAPDAGFDSHPTSKKENVSLVQLKPEDPVAEEWHLIIFSPTYTAMVLCQELSPEDYGNNKPKTDLERKFYGFWTFEPELVKETVELAIDHMSKYDSKLAQMMTSKVAKMTAESATRQRDDLDAVVSQVIKYLQDSHKTLNQPQQTGNFKGFQDLSENIVSNEMQAFLRMAQLLDATDVSNPMAASEVASMAEAMSQLLDLPAWQTKRLYLSGLLHRVGLPDVTRRNRRLGSPKGLASASPYASRSQVQTETLANQSAPKASVLRVMPQLEAISQILTHQREAWDGSGIPAGLSYDEIPLESRIICLLADFQQKMKAYKQYSADKNPSAQALKDCQALAGKRYDPKLLDALSLLVMGMQQGMTLQAYRPKIATGMWLVDSGSVNQNKTPFS is encoded by the coding sequence ATGCTGGAAGGTTCGATATTACAAAGATTGGATGAGGCTCATCGCCAAAGTGTGCGACCTTTAAACCTGGGTGTTTACTATAAAAATACCTTGGTTGCTCTGTGTCATGCTTTGGAAGATTTCATCTTAGATTCCCACAGTGCGCCTTTAATGGTGACGGCTTTTCAGCGTGGCAAATGGTATCTGGAAGAAGCAGATCGTTATAGCGATTTGGCAGACAAATCAGAGCATGTCGTACTAATGGCAGCCCCTGATGCAGGATTTGATAGCCACCCTACTAGCAAGAAGGAAAACGTGTCGCTGGTGCAGCTTAAGCCAGAAGATCCTGTCGCCGAAGAATGGCATTTGATAATTTTCTCGCCAACCTATACGGCAATGGTGTTGTGTCAAGAGTTATCCCCTGAAGATTATGGAAACAATAAGCCTAAAACAGATTTAGAACGCAAATTCTATGGCTTTTGGACATTTGAACCAGAATTAGTGAAGGAAACTGTAGAGCTGGCGATCGATCATATGAGTAAATATGACTCTAAACTGGCCCAGATGATGACCAGTAAAGTCGCCAAGATGACTGCTGAATCTGCCACCAGACAAAGAGACGATTTGGATGCAGTAGTTTCTCAAGTCATTAAGTATCTCCAAGACTCCCATAAAACCCTAAATCAACCACAACAAACAGGTAACTTTAAAGGTTTCCAAGATTTAAGCGAAAATATTGTTTCTAATGAGATGCAGGCGTTCCTGCGGATGGCTCAATTATTGGATGCTACCGACGTTAGCAACCCGATGGCAGCCTCAGAAGTAGCATCAATGGCAGAAGCTATGTCACAGTTGCTCGATTTACCTGCCTGGCAGACTAAAAGGTTGTATTTATCTGGCTTACTACATCGGGTGGGTTTACCAGACGTAACTAGACGTAATAGGCGATTAGGCTCTCCTAAAGGATTAGCTAGCGCGTCCCCCTACGCTTCGCGATCGCAAGTTCAAACAGAAACTTTGGCTAATCAATCTGCGCCCAAAGCCTCAGTCTTGCGAGTTATGCCCCAGTTAGAAGCCATTTCGCAAATCTTGACCCATCAAAGAGAAGCCTGGGATGGCTCAGGTATTCCCGCAGGATTATCCTACGATGAAATTCCTTTAGAGTCTCGGATTATTTGCCTGCTAGCAGATTTTCAGCAGAAAATGAAGGCTTATAAGCAATATTCTGCTGATAAAAACCCAAGCGCCCAGGCTTTAAAAGACTGTCAGGCACTAGCTGGTAAACGATACGATCCCAAGTTACTAGATGCTTTATCGCTCCTGGTGATGGGAATGCAGCAGGGAATGACTCTTCAGGCTTATCGACCAAAAATTGCTACAGGAATGTGGCTAGTAGATTCGGGTAGTGTGAATCAGAACAAAACACCATTTTCTTAA
- a CDS encoding pentapeptide repeat-containing protein yields the protein MTVETIRAGQEKHFPGIDLEDEDLADCQLEKINLAGANLVGADFSRSNLKGARLDGANLMQADLQLTDLRANLLGANLMQADLSHADLRGSNLRGANLMGAKLAQASLSGAFLSGANLTGVNLKGVDLRGTDLRGVNLNSANLKGANLSQADLQGANLSETNLEEADLRGANLAGANLTGANLLCAELEGSNLDGASMERTCILGTAIAK from the coding sequence ATGACCGTAGAGACAATTCGCGCAGGACAAGAGAAGCATTTTCCAGGGATAGATTTAGAAGATGAAGATTTGGCTGATTGTCAACTAGAGAAGATTAATCTAGCAGGAGCTAATTTAGTTGGGGCAGATTTTTCTCGCTCTAATCTCAAGGGGGCAAGGCTAGATGGAGCAAACTTAATGCAGGCAGATCTACAGCTTACGGATCTGCGGGCAAACTTGTTAGGGGCAAATTTAATGCAGGCGGATCTTAGTCATGCTGACTTGCGAGGTAGTAATCTGCGTGGGGCAAACCTAATGGGCGCAAAATTAGCCCAAGCTTCTTTATCAGGAGCATTTTTGAGTGGAGCAAACTTAACTGGGGTTAATCTTAAAGGAGTTGACTTAAGAGGGACAGATCTGCGGGGTGTTAATCTTAACAGTGCCAACCTTAAAGGAGCTAATCTATCTCAGGCAGATCTTCAGGGGGCAAATCTTAGCGAGACTAACCTCGAAGAAGCTGATTTGCGCGGGGCCAACTTAGCTGGGGCAAACTTAACTGGGGCAAACTTGCTCTGTGCGGAATTAGAAGGCAGCAATCTGGATGGTGCGAGTATGGAGCGAACCTGCATATTGGGTACAGCGATCGCTAAATAA